The Aequorivita sublithincola DSM 14238 genome window below encodes:
- a CDS encoding fasciclin domain-containing protein yields the protein MRLKNTILLLFMACLGTTVSAQKYLSTGKAEVSKEWEGNNFTSTKTFTENIAEAPQFTVLAKILLNDPLRQKLESEEMVTIFAMTNASFSELPKKSRDSILGNTALVNSMVKYLAVPGRIDSNSLQQEVTKNGGRTSMKTLDGQTLGIRETNGNLQLVDSENRTATIIASDFYHKNGFFHIVSGLIFPASEE from the coding sequence ATGCGTTTAAAAAATACAATTCTACTTCTTTTTATGGCTTGTTTGGGAACTACGGTTTCTGCGCAAAAATATCTTTCAACAGGAAAAGCAGAAGTTTCCAAAGAGTGGGAAGGAAACAATTTTACTTCTACAAAAACATTTACTGAGAACATAGCTGAAGCCCCACAATTTACGGTTTTGGCTAAAATATTATTGAATGACCCGCTTCGTCAAAAACTTGAAAGCGAAGAAATGGTAACGATTTTTGCTATGACTAACGCTTCTTTTTCGGAATTACCAAAAAAGAGCAGAGATTCTATTTTAGGAAATACAGCTTTAGTGAATTCGATGGTAAAATACTTAGCAGTTCCTGGTAGAATTGATAGCAACAGTTTGCAGCAAGAAGTAACTAAAAACGGCGGAAGAACTTCAATGAAAACATTAGATGGACAAACGCTGGGCATCCGTGAAACCAATGGAAACTTGCAGTTGGTTGATTCTGAAAACAGAACTGCGACTATAATCGCTTCAGATTTTTATCATAAAAATGGTTTCTTTCATATAGTGAGTGGTTTGATTTTTCCGGCTTCGGAAGAATAG
- a CDS encoding fasciclin domain-containing protein: MAILAGTSSIFAQDKMMKNEKTVMVGGAEMYPSKNIVENAVNSKDHTTLVAAVKAGDLVETLASDGPFTVFAPTNAAFEKLPKGTVETLLKPENKKTLQTILTYHVLAGKHSAADIMKDIKKGNGKATYKTVSGGTLTAMMKGKKVMLMDEKGGMATVTIADVNQSNGVIHVIDSVVLPK; encoded by the coding sequence ATGGCAATTTTGGCCGGAACATCGTCAATTTTTGCACAAGACAAAATGATGAAAAACGAAAAAACAGTAATGGTTGGTGGTGCAGAAATGTATCCAAGCAAAAACATTGTTGAAAACGCAGTAAACTCTAAAGATCACACAACTCTTGTTGCGGCAGTAAAAGCTGGAGATTTAGTAGAAACACTTGCAAGCGACGGGCCATTTACCGTTTTTGCACCAACAAACGCGGCTTTTGAAAAACTTCCAAAAGGAACGGTTGAAACTTTGCTAAAACCAGAGAACAAAAAAACGCTGCAAACCATTCTTACCTATCACGTACTTGCAGGAAAACACAGTGCTGCAGATATTATGAAGGATATTAAAAAAGGAAATGGAAAAGCAACTTACAAAACCGTTAGCGGTGGAACTTTGACAGCAATGATGAAAGGTAAAAAAGTTATGCTTATGGATGAAAAAGGAGGAATGGCAACTGTTACTATTGCAGATGTTAACCAATCCAACGGTGTGATTCACGTTATTGATAGCGTTGTTTTACCTAAATAA
- the pheT gene encoding phenylalanine--tRNA ligase subunit beta: MTISYNWLKQFINLPWDAEKTGELLTDLGLEVEGIEDFASVKGGLKGVVVGHVLECTQHTNADRLKVTKVDVGTGEPIQIVCGAPNVAVGQKVPVATVGTTLYDEEGKPWQINKGKIRGEVSEGMICAEDELGIGKSHEGIMVLDAKLKPGTTLAEVLKIENDKIFEIGLTPNRSDAMSHWGVARDLKAGLLHKEISAKLNTPSTSSFRVDNRTLKIPVKVENQKLAPRYCGITISNIKVGDSPAWLQNRLKSIGLSPINNIVDVTNYVLHELGQPLHAFDAAKIAGNTVNVKTLPSGTKFTTLDGVERELHEEDLMICDAEKPMCFAGVFGGINSGVSDTTTSIFLESAYFNPVSIRKTAKRHSLSTDASFRFERGIDPNITDYALRYASILILQVAGGEITSDLVDIYPKKIEDHQVFLNYEKANALIGEEIPKETIKDILTSLEMKITNVTETGLGMSIPAYRNDVTRDVDVIEEILRVYGYNNIKFTQKLNASISPILPGEDYDVQNKIALQLTGLGFNEMLNNSLTSPKYSELSESLKESYNVTMLNPLSQDLSVMRQSMLFSGLEVIEYNSNRKNNDLKLFEFGKTYHNFLSGRAETKHLSLLITGMKTEGNWATPDTKSNFFFGKGTVSVLMERLGLDNYSEDIIESDIFSEGISFIRNKVTIVEFGIVNKKITKELDVDAEVFYADFNWDTVLKQISTKNFKLKPIAKFQAAQRDFALLLDSSVRFGDLRNAAINTERKFLKSVTLFDVYKGENLPEGKKSYALSFTIQDEEKTLTDKQIDKIMNKLQQKFETDFGAILR; encoded by the coding sequence ATGACAATTTCCTACAACTGGCTAAAACAATTCATCAACCTTCCATGGGATGCCGAAAAAACTGGCGAACTATTAACAGACTTAGGTCTTGAAGTAGAAGGAATAGAAGATTTTGCTTCCGTAAAAGGAGGTTTAAAAGGCGTCGTGGTAGGCCACGTTTTAGAATGCACCCAACACACAAACGCAGACCGACTAAAAGTAACCAAAGTTGACGTTGGCACAGGCGAACCAATACAAATAGTGTGCGGCGCGCCAAACGTAGCCGTAGGTCAAAAAGTTCCTGTAGCCACCGTTGGCACTACCCTTTATGATGAAGAAGGAAAACCTTGGCAGATAAATAAGGGAAAAATTAGAGGCGAAGTAAGCGAAGGAATGATCTGCGCCGAAGACGAACTCGGAATCGGAAAATCGCACGAAGGCATTATGGTTCTAGACGCAAAACTAAAACCAGGAACCACTTTAGCCGAAGTTTTAAAAATTGAAAACGACAAAATTTTTGAAATAGGTTTAACCCCAAACCGTTCAGACGCAATGAGTCACTGGGGCGTTGCTCGCGATTTAAAAGCGGGCTTACTTCACAAAGAAATTTCAGCAAAACTGAACACACCATCAACAAGTAGTTTTAGAGTTGATAATAGGACCTTAAAAATTCCTGTGAAGGTTGAAAACCAAAAACTTGCTCCTCGTTATTGCGGCATCACAATCAGTAATATAAAAGTTGGAGACTCACCTGCTTGGCTTCAAAATAGATTGAAATCCATTGGGCTTTCGCCGATAAATAATATTGTGGATGTTACTAATTACGTACTTCACGAACTCGGCCAACCTCTTCACGCTTTTGATGCTGCTAAAATTGCAGGAAATACAGTAAATGTAAAAACACTTCCTTCAGGAACAAAATTTACAACTCTAGATGGCGTAGAGCGCGAACTACACGAAGAAGACCTAATGATTTGCGATGCCGAAAAACCGATGTGCTTTGCAGGCGTTTTTGGCGGAATTAACAGTGGCGTGTCTGATACTACAACAAGTATTTTCTTAGAAAGTGCATACTTCAATCCTGTGAGCATTCGCAAAACCGCGAAACGACACAGTTTGAGCACCGATGCTTCTTTCCGTTTTGAAAGAGGAATTGATCCAAACATCACAGATTATGCGCTTCGCTATGCTTCTATTTTGATTCTTCAAGTGGCAGGAGGCGAAATAACAAGCGACTTGGTGGATATTTATCCAAAGAAAATTGAAGATCATCAAGTATTTCTCAATTATGAAAAAGCAAACGCACTTATAGGTGAAGAAATTCCGAAGGAAACAATCAAAGACATCCTCACTTCGCTAGAAATGAAGATAACCAACGTAACCGAAACAGGTCTCGGCATGAGCATTCCTGCCTACCGAAACGACGTTACACGCGATGTAGATGTGATTGAGGAAATACTCCGAGTTTACGGTTACAATAACATTAAATTCACTCAAAAACTCAACGCTTCCATTTCTCCAATTTTGCCTGGTGAAGATTATGACGTTCAAAACAAAATCGCTTTACAACTCACAGGTCTTGGGTTTAACGAAATGTTGAATAACTCCCTCACCTCTCCAAAATACAGCGAACTGAGTGAAAGCCTTAAAGAAAGTTATAATGTAACAATGCTCAATCCGTTGAGCCAAGATCTTTCGGTAATGCGTCAATCTATGCTCTTTTCTGGCTTAGAAGTGATTGAATATAACAGCAACCGGAAAAATAATGATTTAAAATTATTTGAATTCGGAAAAACCTATCACAACTTTCTTAGTGGAAGAGCAGAAACAAAACATCTTTCTCTATTGATTACAGGAATGAAAACGGAAGGGAATTGGGCAACACCAGACACCAAGAGCAATTTTTTCTTCGGAAAAGGAACGGTTTCAGTTTTGATGGAGCGCTTAGGTCTTGATAATTATTCTGAAGATATTATTGAAAGTGATATTTTTTCTGAAGGAATCAGTTTTATAAGAAACAAAGTAACCATTGTTGAGTTTGGAATTGTAAACAAAAAAATAACAAAAGAACTAGACGTTGATGCCGAAGTATTTTACGCAGATTTCAACTGGGATACGGTTCTAAAACAAATTTCAACCAAAAACTTCAAGCTAAAACCGATTGCAAAGTTTCAAGCAGCTCAACGTGATTTTGCTTTATTACTGGACAGTTCGGTACGTTTTGGAGATTTGCGAAATGCAGCAATTAATACCGAAAGGAAGTTTCTAAAAAGTGTTACTCTTTTCGATGTTTACAAAGGCGAAAACCTTCCCGAAGGCAAAAAAAGCTATGCCCTAAGTTTCACTATTCAAGACGAAGAAAAAACTTTGACAGACAAGCAGATTGATAAGATTATGAACAAACTGCAACAAAAATTTGAAACTGATTTTGGGGCAATTCTTCGATAG
- a CDS encoding MFS transporter gives MKTITRTVWILSLVSLFTDMASEMLYPIMPIYLESIGFSILLIGVLEGLVEAVAGLSKGYFGQLSDSKAKRAPFVQLGYSFSALSKPMMAFFIYPLWIFFVRTVDRLGKGIRTGARDAMLSAETTKANKGKVFGFHRSMDTLGAVLGPALALLYLYFNPKDYINLFYIAFIPGVLAVVASFLLKDKKVETASKNVINKQPKKKIGFFSFIKYWKQSSSEYRKVVIGLLFFALFNSSDVFLLLKAKDAGLDDTWVIGIYIFYNLIFALTAYPLGSFADKIGLKKMFVFGLIIFSIVYFGMGLTTNLYAIIALFFGYGIFGAATEGISKAWITNLAKDENTATAIGTFTAFQSIVAMIASVVAGLLWFYFGASVTFFVTAIATVFVIIYFLGNASLNKIITQSQKTTK, from the coding sequence TTGAAAACCATCACCCGTACCGTTTGGATTCTTTCTCTCGTTAGCCTATTTACAGACATGGCCAGCGAAATGCTTTACCCAATAATGCCTATTTATTTGGAAAGCATTGGCTTTTCAATTCTCTTAATAGGTGTTTTGGAAGGTTTAGTAGAAGCTGTTGCAGGCTTGAGTAAAGGCTACTTTGGCCAGTTAAGTGACAGCAAAGCAAAACGCGCCCCTTTTGTACAGCTTGGTTATTCCTTCAGCGCCCTCTCAAAACCAATGATGGCGTTTTTTATATATCCATTATGGATTTTCTTTGTTAGAACCGTTGATCGTCTAGGTAAAGGAATCCGAACTGGCGCACGCGATGCCATGCTTTCTGCAGAAACCACAAAGGCCAATAAAGGAAAAGTTTTCGGCTTTCATCGTTCTATGGATACCCTTGGAGCCGTCCTCGGTCCTGCCCTTGCACTACTTTATCTATATTTTAATCCCAAAGATTACATCAATCTTTTTTACATTGCCTTTATTCCTGGCGTTTTGGCGGTTGTAGCTTCTTTTCTTCTGAAAGACAAAAAAGTTGAAACTGCTTCCAAAAACGTTATTAACAAGCAGCCCAAGAAGAAAATAGGATTCTTTTCATTTATAAAATACTGGAAGCAAAGCTCTTCAGAATACAGAAAAGTGGTTATTGGCTTGCTTTTCTTCGCCCTTTTCAACAGCAGCGATGTTTTTCTACTTTTAAAAGCGAAAGATGCTGGCTTGGACGACACTTGGGTAATCGGAATCTATATTTTCTACAATTTAATCTTCGCCCTTACAGCATATCCTTTAGGAAGCTTCGCAGATAAAATAGGTCTCAAAAAAATGTTTGTCTTCGGCTTAATCATCTTCAGTATAGTTTACTTCGGAATGGGTTTGACAACAAATCTATACGCAATAATCGCGCTATTCTTTGGCTACGGAATATTCGGAGCCGCCACAGAAGGAATTTCCAAAGCGTGGATTACCAATCTGGCGAAGGACGAAAACACAGCAACTGCAATCGGAACTTTCACCGCTTTCCAAAGTATCGTCGCAATGATTGCAAGTGTTGTGGCGGGATTGCTTTGGTTTTATTTCGGAGCAAGCGTTACTTTTTTCGTCACCGCAATCGCCACGGTTTTTGTGATTATTTATTTCTTAGGAAATGCTTCTTTAAATAAAATTATCACACAAAGTCAAAAAACCACAAAATAA
- a CDS encoding T9SS type A sorting domain-containing protein: MKAKLLFIATLLFSFSINAQIDFEPHVTVDDTGGTNGANSVFVADLDGDGDLDMISASGNDDKIAWYENTDGQGNFGPQKKISETVLGATSVFAVDIDGDGDIDILVASSLDDTIGWFQNNGQGIFGSRQIISSLADGANSVYATDADADGDMDVFSVSAFDDKIAWYENTNGQGNFGPQQIISTNFDYPLDIVAGDIDGDGDMDILTGSRYNNSRVAWFKNTNGQGNFVEQQSLNTDINYCRSAILADVDGDGDLDIAATSWKIQGHRIIWFENTNGLGNFNNTPNIVGLMGTNARPETLYTSDFDNDGDLDIVTGSFNDGLSWFKNNGSGVFGTIQIIDSEIRDVQTVLSSDIDGNGSFDILIAANRADRIAWYKNTNGLGNFGPANVMAEINGANGAREVISVDLDGDGDKDLLSALTNDDRIAWQENLDGQGTYSELITIASIENPLSIFAGDINGDTFIDVFTLSSASFGKVVWYKNLNGNAIFGTEQIINSEDNPTIVYLFDVDNDGDLDVFSTVGSSQLVWQENIDGLGTFGRKNIIMEGPFVNETLYAEDIDNDGDKDLIAGYYENSDAVAWFENMDGQGNFSTPKIISENIVVLDSVYAADFDNDGDKDVIAVSYGTNEIIWYENADGQGAFVNEHIITSSAEGATDVFAKDLDNDGDIDIICAAARGNEIIYYLNDGTGNFNFQQTLVSNFRSASSVMADDFNNDGKIDILASAYAADEIIWFENRGPLSIEENEKNLFTLYPNPTDGLLNIKSITKIAEITIHNNLGQLLFTSEKTNQVDISTLNEGIYFVKIKDENGQTETKKVVKK; this comes from the coding sequence ATGAAAGCAAAACTTCTTTTTATAGCAACTCTACTTTTTTCCTTTTCAATTAATGCACAAATAGATTTTGAGCCACACGTAACGGTTGATGATACAGGCGGCACCAATGGGGCAAACTCAGTATTCGTTGCCGACCTTGATGGCGATGGAGATTTAGATATGATTTCAGCTTCCGGAAATGACGATAAAATTGCTTGGTATGAAAATACCGATGGACAAGGAAATTTTGGTCCACAAAAGAAAATTTCTGAAACTGTTTTAGGGGCTACTTCGGTTTTTGCAGTAGATATTGATGGCGATGGTGATATAGATATTCTTGTCGCCTCTTCGTTGGACGATACTATTGGCTGGTTCCAAAATAACGGTCAAGGAATTTTTGGTTCGAGGCAAATTATTTCTTCACTTGCAGATGGCGCAAATTCAGTGTACGCAACAGATGCAGACGCCGATGGCGATATGGACGTATTTTCGGTATCTGCATTTGATGATAAAATTGCTTGGTATGAAAACACAAATGGTCAAGGCAATTTTGGTCCACAACAAATAATTTCTACAAATTTTGATTATCCATTGGATATTGTTGCTGGTGATATTGATGGCGATGGCGATATGGATATACTTACGGGAAGTAGATATAATAACAGTCGTGTGGCTTGGTTTAAAAATACAAATGGACAGGGAAATTTTGTGGAGCAACAAAGTTTAAATACTGATATTAACTATTGCCGTTCAGCAATTTTGGCTGATGTGGATGGTGATGGAGATTTGGATATTGCCGCTACATCGTGGAAAATTCAAGGACATAGAATCATTTGGTTTGAAAACACCAATGGCTTAGGAAATTTTAATAACACTCCAAATATAGTAGGTCTAATGGGCACTAACGCACGGCCTGAAACATTATACACCTCAGATTTTGATAATGACGGAGATTTGGATATTGTCACTGGAAGTTTCAATGACGGACTTTCGTGGTTCAAAAATAATGGTTCGGGCGTTTTTGGCACTATACAAATTATAGATAGTGAAATTAGAGATGTGCAAACCGTATTATCTTCAGATATAGATGGAAATGGTAGCTTCGATATACTTATAGCCGCAAATAGAGCAGATAGAATAGCATGGTACAAAAACACAAATGGACTGGGTAACTTTGGCCCAGCAAATGTTATGGCTGAAATAAACGGGGCCAATGGAGCGAGAGAAGTTATCTCTGTAGATTTAGATGGAGATGGGGATAAGGATTTACTTTCAGCTTTAACAAATGACGATCGAATTGCTTGGCAGGAAAACCTTGATGGGCAGGGTACCTATTCAGAATTAATAACAATTGCTTCAATTGAAAACCCGTTATCTATATTCGCAGGGGATATAAATGGAGATACTTTTATTGATGTTTTTACGCTGAGCAGTGCCTCTTTTGGTAAGGTGGTATGGTATAAAAATCTTAATGGCAATGCAATATTTGGCACAGAACAAATTATAAATTCTGAAGATAACCCAACAATTGTTTATTTATTTGATGTTGATAACGATGGAGATTTGGATGTTTTTTCTACAGTTGGAAGTTCACAATTGGTTTGGCAAGAAAATATAGATGGTTTAGGCACTTTCGGCAGAAAAAATATAATTATGGAAGGGCCATTTGTTAATGAAACATTATATGCAGAAGATATTGATAATGATGGGGATAAAGACTTAATTGCAGGTTATTATGAAAATTCAGACGCTGTGGCTTGGTTTGAAAATATGGACGGCCAAGGTAATTTTAGCACTCCAAAAATAATTTCTGAAAACATTGTTGTTCTAGATTCTGTATATGCTGCCGATTTTGATAATGACGGCGATAAAGACGTGATTGCTGTTTCTTATGGCACAAACGAAATTATCTGGTATGAAAATGCAGACGGACAAGGTGCATTTGTTAACGAACATATTATAACCTCATCTGCCGAAGGAGCAACAGATGTATTTGCGAAAGATTTAGACAATGATGGAGACATAGACATTATCTGCGCTGCTGCAAGAGGCAATGAAATAATTTATTACCTTAACGACGGCACGGGAAATTTCAACTTTCAACAAACATTGGTCTCCAATTTTAGATCTGCCAGTAGCGTAATGGCAGATGATTTTAACAATGATGGCAAAATAGATATCCTTGCATCCGCCTATGCAGCTGATGAAATTATTTGGTTCGAAAACCGCGGCCCTTTAAGCATAGAAGAAAACGAAAAAAACCTTTTCACCCTCTACCCCAACCCAACAGACGGCCTATTAAATATAAAATCCATAACCAAAATTGCTGAAATAACAATACACAACAACCTCGGTCAACTCCTTTTCACTTCTGAAAAAACAAACCAAGTTGATATTTCAACTTTAAACGAAGGCATCTACTTCGTGAAAATTAAAGACGAAAACGGACAAACTGAGACCAAAAAAGTTGTAAAAAAATAA
- a CDS encoding TrmH family RNA methyltransferase, whose amino-acid sequence MNKTITSFHNPLIKQIVLLQEKSRERRKTSLFVIEGLREISLALKGGYKLKTMLFCPKIISEEKIFQLKKFTNNEAEFIEINLEIYEKLAYRSSTEGVLAIAQSKDLNIKNLKPQAKNLLIIIAEAPEKPGNIGALLRTADAANIDAVIIANPKTDMYNPNIIRSSVGCLFTNKIATGSTSEIISFLKEHNLNSYCAALQASVNYDTIDFKENTAIVVGTEATGLSEEWLKNSTQNIIIPMQGEIDSLNVSVAAGILIFEAKRQRGF is encoded by the coding sequence ATGAACAAAACCATCACCAGTTTTCACAATCCGCTAATAAAACAAATCGTTTTATTACAGGAAAAATCACGCGAACGCCGCAAAACAAGCCTTTTTGTAATTGAAGGGCTTCGCGAAATTTCACTTGCTTTAAAAGGTGGTTACAAGCTGAAAACCATGCTTTTCTGCCCTAAAATCATTTCTGAAGAAAAAATTTTTCAGCTGAAAAAATTCACAAACAACGAAGCAGAATTCATAGAAATCAATTTAGAAATCTATGAAAAACTAGCCTACCGAAGTTCCACAGAAGGCGTTTTAGCAATTGCCCAATCAAAAGATCTGAACATCAAGAACCTGAAACCACAAGCTAAAAACCTTTTGATTATTATTGCCGAAGCCCCAGAAAAACCAGGTAACATCGGTGCTCTACTTCGCACCGCAGATGCTGCAAACATAGATGCTGTAATTATTGCAAATCCGAAGACAGATATGTACAATCCAAACATCATCCGCAGTAGCGTGGGTTGTTTGTTTACGAATAAAATTGCCACGGGAAGCACTTCAGAAATTATTTCATTTTTGAAAGAACACAATTTAAATAGCTATTGCGCCGCATTACAAGCGTCTGTAAATTATGATACTATAGATTTTAAAGAAAACACCGCAATTGTAGTAGGGACCGAAGCCACAGGACTTTCAGAGGAATGGCTAAAAAACAGCACCCAAAACATCATTATCCCAATGCAGGGCGAAATAGATAGCCTAAACGTTTCCGTAGCGGCCGGAATCCTTATATTTGAAGCAAAGCGGCAGCGTGGGTTTTAG
- a CDS encoding carboxypeptidase-like regulatory domain-containing protein, with the protein MKRKYFFTFLFLSFILTLQSFQCEPEIKDDSRILIKGSLVDSNNNPLPNISVRCQSSYIILGESYSDANGQFQFTSLETETNNPLNIMVNLKTDGYNYYGGGYNNYELTENPNYSAKKYFNDAINRKTSTTYNLGQIKLNEAAHLNLLFTNVPGDNNRVAYKLEFQSAVCAIDLNVNNPEDCLIDEEYYNQLDINSTSFQTNLDSQLGTSVLLKYILNDEPEQTITIPLTNLENTYVFEY; encoded by the coding sequence ATGAAAAGAAAATATTTTTTTACCTTCTTATTTTTAAGCTTTATTTTAACGCTACAATCATTCCAATGCGAACCAGAGATTAAGGACGACAGCCGCATTTTAATAAAAGGAAGCCTTGTTGATAGCAATAATAATCCGCTGCCGAATATTTCAGTGCGCTGCCAGTCCTCCTATATAATTTTGGGCGAAAGCTATAGCGACGCCAACGGTCAATTTCAATTTACATCTTTAGAAACTGAAACCAATAACCCGCTTAATATTATGGTTAATTTGAAAACTGATGGCTATAATTATTATGGTGGTGGGTATAATAATTATGAATTGACAGAAAACCCCAATTATTCAGCAAAAAAATATTTTAATGACGCTATCAACCGTAAAACCTCTACCACATATAATTTAGGACAAATAAAACTTAATGAGGCTGCACATTTAAATCTTTTATTTACAAATGTTCCTGGTGATAACAATCGGGTCGCTTATAAACTGGAATTCCAAAGCGCTGTTTGCGCGATAGATCTTAACGTTAATAATCCTGAAGATTGCTTAATAGATGAAGAATATTACAATCAGTTAGATATTAATTCCACTAGCTTTCAAACTAATCTGGATAGCCAATTGGGAACATCGGTACTCTTAAAATATATTTTGAACGATGAACCCGAACAAACCATTACAATACCACTAACAAATCTTGAAAACACCTATGTCTTTGAATATTAG